From the genome of Candidatus Poribacteria bacterium, one region includes:
- a CDS encoding radical SAM protein, whose protein sequence is MALRSRISSRFLVNELATAISEDWGTSRKFMRYQLAKESFNWRHPLGAKHGKGDAIQLVSLRITDMCNLRCHSCGQWGDNGYLLGESLKDLKQREVPVEIYKNLVDQIVDEGWSPVWYIWGGEPMLYPGIIELMHYIKERGMPISLVSNATNIARRADDILETCKIIYLSVDGPNEEIHNTQRPGVSENYDNFKDVKAALETLSAEKEKRNLAFPYIIPLSCVTMYNINEVVDLYKFTSQYADAQIFYLTWWIDSQSAQEHTEDFEKRFGFKPQTHYGWIGTWKDFDHGVILDRFEEMENLSNEQRRCPPVMMPRLNTKGEIQRYYTDHEQTFGYNQCVSIYMTMEIDSNGDVSLCRDYHDYIIGNIKTDKVVDMWNNQKAMKFRQSVSNEGPMPVCRRCCGLMGF, encoded by the coding sequence ATGGCACTACGAAGTCGAATCTCATCAAGATTTCTTGTTAACGAACTTGCTACCGCTATATCGGAGGATTGGGGAACTTCGCGCAAGTTCATGCGTTACCAACTCGCCAAAGAAAGCTTCAACTGGCGACACCCACTTGGCGCGAAGCACGGCAAAGGCGACGCGATTCAATTGGTGAGCCTCCGCATTACCGATATGTGCAATCTCCGTTGCCACTCCTGTGGACAATGGGGCGATAATGGTTACCTTCTCGGGGAATCCCTCAAAGACCTCAAACAGCGAGAAGTCCCTGTCGAAATCTATAAGAACCTCGTCGATCAGATTGTTGACGAAGGGTGGTCACCAGTTTGGTACATCTGGGGTGGTGAACCGATGCTTTATCCCGGGATTATCGAATTGATGCACTACATCAAAGAGCGGGGCATGCCGATATCGCTCGTTAGCAACGCTACCAACATCGCAAGACGTGCAGACGACATCTTAGAAACCTGCAAAATCATCTACCTGAGCGTTGATGGTCCGAACGAGGAAATTCACAACACACAGCGTCCCGGTGTATCTGAAAACTACGACAACTTTAAGGATGTCAAAGCCGCTCTGGAAACACTAAGTGCAGAGAAAGAGAAGCGGAACCTTGCATTCCCTTACATTATCCCGCTTAGCTGCGTCACAATGTATAACATAAATGAGGTCGTAGATCTCTATAAGTTCACCAGCCAATACGCCGACGCGCAAATCTTCTACCTGACATGGTGGATAGATTCTCAATCCGCGCAGGAACACACGGAAGACTTTGAGAAACGTTTCGGATTCAAACCGCAAACCCACTACGGCTGGATAGGCACATGGAAAGACTTTGATCATGGTGTGATCTTAGATCGCTTTGAGGAGATGGAAAACCTGTCTAACGAGCAGCGCCGCTGTCCGCCTGTCATGATGCCGAGACTCAATACAAAAGGCGAAATCCAACGCTATTACACCGATCATGAGCAAACCTTTGGGTACAACCAGTGTGTCAGCATCTACATGACGATGGAGATTGATAGCAACGGCGATGTTAGCCTCTGCCGCGATTATCATGATTATATCATCGGCAATATTAAAACGGACAAGGTTGTCGATATGTGGAATAATCAGAAGGCGATGAAATTCCGACAGTCCGTAAGTAACGAAGGTCCCATGCCGGTGTGCCGTCGATGCTGCGGTTTGATGGGGTTTTAA